The region CCCTTGGCATAACGGTTGCCCGCACCTCTGAGCCCTTACTTGAAGCCATCGTACGGCTTATCCAGTTGCTCGACGCGCCTCAGGATATTGCCATTCTGTCCCCGCTCGTGATCCGCGAAATTCTCTATCGCGTTCTTCAAAGTGACCAAGGCGCACACCTGCATCAATTCGCCATCATCGGCAGCCATGCGCACCGGATTGCTGAGGCCATCCAAGTGATCACTAAGCAGTACGATCGATCCCTTGTCGTTGAACAACTGGCTGAGTCTGTAAATATGAGCACCTCCGCCTTCCACAAGCACTTCAAGCGTGTCACCGCCATGAGCCCGCTGCAATACCAGAAGGTCATCCGCTTGCAGGAAGCCCGCCGCCTCATGCTGACCGAATCGCTCCAAGCCTCCGATGCCGCCTTCCGTGTAGGCTATGAGAGCCCCTCCCAATTCAGCCGCGAATACGCCCGCCAGTATGGGAGACCGCCGGTGGCCGATGTTCAGGGGCTGCTGGGCTCAGCGAAATAGCGAAGTGGCAAGTGAAATTATCGGGCTGCAGACGATATTTTTGCCCGCTATGGA is a window of Paenibacillus sp. FSL H3-0469 DNA encoding:
- a CDS encoding AraC family transcriptional regulator produces the protein MDDSLRTGPLLQQLAALILRHAPSAGTRQTLIPSLQLMHATDAAEPLESVYKPSICVVAQGAKAATLSGETFHYDPSTYLVTSVELPINGRITGATSEHPFLGIKLSFDPGTILEIVKEMADSPLAPGETSLGITVARTSEPLLEAIVRLIQLLDAPQDIAILSPLVIREILYRVLQSDQGAHLHQFAIIGSHAHRIAEAIQVITKQYDRSLVVEQLAESVNMSTSAFHKHFKRVTAMSPLQYQKVIRLQEARRLMLTESLQASDAAFRVGYESPSQFSREYARQYGRPPVADVQGLLGSAK